TGAAAATGGTATGAACCACGTGAATGACGCTTCGCGCCAAGAACATATGCTTTGTGAATCCGTCTAGCTAATAAATCGAAGAATAAATTACGGCAAGTTCAAGTCGTAGACTGAAAGCACCAGCAGTCGCAAAATGAAAATGCCAGCATTCGCAGATGACATTTTCTTACAAGTGCTACCAGCACTCTTTTCAGTAGCACTCTGTGTTTTGAGACATCCATACACACCtcgagaaaaatacaaaaatcgcTCTTTTCAACTTGGCATTCGCTCTGTACGTAGATGGCCATTCTTACTTTCCATGCTTTGATGATAGTATGGGTTTTCAATGAAATCgtttattttcaatcaaaagaaGTGACATTTTTACACACTCTTTCCGACACATTTGTTACTTTCTGAAGAGAGTTTTACCGCAAGATTGTCCGTTGCCAAAAACCCGATGCCAGAAAATACGATGGGATGCCCATTACATGTCGCGCTATCAGAGTGCTGATTTTGTTTCTCTCTGAATGCTGTAAACATGGTGTAAACTTTTTATGGGATATGCACCGTCCCCAAATGTGCATTTGGCTCGAGGGAATGTACTGCATGGTACTAGTAAACTGCCGTTTTGACATGGCCTGTTTCAGATAAAACACCGTTTTCTCGATACGGCGGTTTTGCGATTGAATCTAGGCATTGTTACATGTTTCACGAAACTTTGTTGAAAGTAAGTACAGCAGTCCAAGTGTAGAGACAAAACAACATACACTTATGGATTTTTGCATAAACAGTCAAAGCTAATTAACAGGCATGTTCTACACTCCTGCCAtgtccaaataaaaaaatgaccggTATCACGTTTGATCAGTTGTATCGGTTGTGCATTATAAAAGCGTATGGCATACCCTATAGCCGAATTCCGCAATCGACAGACAGGATTCATACAGATATCAAAGACTTATCGGAAAGAATGAGTTGCAAATAATGTTCTCCACAGTCATTTGGAGAgtggaaaaatacaaaaagaattatttttattcacgTATATATATGCATGATGGATGCTTTTGTCAAGTATGGAACAATTGGTAGTGCGGATTAGCAGTATTTTGCTCAGAAATCTTTGGACTGTCGGTAAAGTTACATAGAGAAGGGGTATATTGGCATCATAGGCAGTGGGTTTATGATCGGATGATTTGCTGGGAGGGAAATGGAAATGATTTGATAATGTTGTGACAGGTCTGGATATCAATTGGTTATACTGAGAACAAGTGTATCAACGAATGAAGTCGACAATGCTTGACTGGTATCAGTCATGCTGAGGAGGACGCACATTGTTTTCTGGAAGGGATTGACAACACCTGTCGCGTTTCCGCTAATGTCCATTCTAGAAACAATAAATATGTTGTGATCTTCGAGAGGGATTGGGGTCCTTGTTTCCAAGCCTGGCTTGATGCCCACCCCTTTCTAGGTGTCAATCATCGCATTTAGATATTATACACCTAGTATCACAAGACTTTTGAATAGTCTCGTTCAAGTCGACATCAGACAAGAGTCACACTAGCATCTACGCCATACCGTTTCGTAAGTCTGAGCGCTATTCGTGAATTTCCTTTCCAAGTTATAATCGTCAAATCAGTCATTTTATTGCTGACATCTACCAGATACATCAATTCAGAAAAATTCGTCGCAAAAGTGGACACCATTATGCCTGTGTCAGATTCCGGCCGCCGTGTCCCACCATCCCATACCCCTGAGGCTATTCGGGCACGGAATCTCCGACGGATTCGTGACAATTCAAAAAGGGGTCACTTTGATTTCGTTGCTCCGTCGGAGGCTGAGAAATTAGAACTTCAAGCTAACATAGATCGCATACGCTGTCTACTTGGCGGTAGAGAAGCAAAATCAACGAACTATGACGTATTTGTTGAACTAACAAACTTGTTCCTGACAAAGAACGGTCCGGACAGATCAGAAGCAAACGAGTCCCCGATGAGGCTCCAATATTTCAAGCCACCGATCGAACACAGACTGATGAGAAGATGTTTCTGGCAACGGCATCATCCGTGAACAATCTGGTTGCACGTGTCGGTGAGCACAATCGATTTTGCCAAGCCAAACTGCAATGTCAAAGAGTACAGATGATGGGCCACGCAGGACGACTGCACTTCAAATGCGATCGTACACAGGGGATAGTTCACCGATTTACGTGGTATTCATCATCGACACTGCCAAACGGGAAACTACTTGTCAATTACAGGTAAGTATGATGACGGTCCTCATATTTTTAGACTTTAAATAAGATGCAAGTGTATTTGGTATTTGATTTGCCGAGAATGGTATTCAAAACTACACAAATCGTCAATCCTTGCTACAGTAATGGCGCGTCACAAGACTACATtgatttctgtagcagagaccTTTGCCGTAACACAGAGTAacaaattatttgatcattGACTTTTGTTATCTGTGTCATGTATAGACATTATctgaatattttgattttatctgTTTTCTTTGGTACAGGATGCTTCACGCAATTACAGCTTGTGGTTTGCGCGAAGAACACTATGAAACCATGTGTAATGCTGCGAACATGGGAACTATAAAAAAAGAGTACAGAAAAACATGTAAGTACAgcaaaaaaattaacagtttCACTTCAAAGATCAGGCCTAAATAAACATTTCTTCGCAATATGGTAACAAAATCTTCATAAAGCCAATTATTTGCCCGTTTCAACACGCTCGACCTGAGAAGAAACAATTTCAATGAACTTGCGACGACGAcgactatcatcatcatcatcatcattatcatcatcatcatcatcatcatctcaatGAACGGATTATATAACGCGATGACaattttattctattttctgCCTCAGTCGTTAGTCAATACGAGCCAATTGTAACGTGTGCTGCGGACGAAAGTAGAGAAGACGCCCTTCTTGAGGTTTGTAGTTTTCGAAGTTTACGTTGTGAAAAGCGATAAGCAAATGGTTGCCCATCACGTTTGACGTTTTGAACGTTTGACTTTTGTGTACGCGAAGAGTGTAGTGAATGCGATTTGCCTACAGAGGAATTTTGCCTGAATCTGGCAGAAGGTAGCTCAGTATTGCGCAGACTCAAGATTTCCAAAATGGCGGttaatacatgtattattgTACCTATCTTTTCCGTACATCTTCACTTTGTAATGCCTTTTCCGTTTCACTATTTCGTATCAAAAGACGGAGTGAAACACTAACAGAAAGgattaaattttaataaaatatgtacAGTTTTCGATATTGATATATTTCTCATCCGCGGGCTTTGTTTTCCGTAGGAGATTGCATCTTATGACGGGGATCGACTGGGTTCTATAGATGTCATGTCGGATGCTCGCCATGGAACCcgtaaaaatgcaaaacagagcGACATCGTCTTTCTTGGAGATAAGTAAGTGcgtttttattcttttataaCACCTGTAAAGTGATTGTACTATAAATTTAAACATGGAAATAACGCTTTATTTTGTCCATGGAAATTACCTTGTTCCTATGCCATAACTACGCACCGATTTAAATAAATCACATGTTTACATATTGGTAGGCCTAAATATCTGATGTTGCTCATTTGACATTAATAGTTATAAGTTTACAATTTCAGTAGGGAGGAAGTGTCTTTTTTCAAACTCTGTTCAAAACATACCCACGCTTTACGATTTAATAAAGGTTTTGCGCGCGCaatttaatttgtattttacatttgcTCCGGAAAAAAGTATGCTAATACAGTATATCTTTCATGTATCACATTTTCCTTCATCGGTAGGACCCACAAATGTATATTCAAGGAAGTTGTTACCAGAACTGACGACAGATGTACACAGAGGCATGAGATGGCAGGAGTGAGGAAATTTACGAATGGGCAGATGAGAAGGGTAATTATATAAGTACAGGATTTTTTAGTTGTAAGCTTGTAATTACCAAATAGTATAACGATAGCAAAACAGCAGTGTGACTGGAATATGGAACTATGgactttgtaaaatatcatgCTATGTAGTTTTTTTGAAGAGATTCTAATTTTCCTTTTTAATTGTGATAATTACTTAATTATAGACGTGCCAGTCCTAGTCCATGCACACGACAGAAACCCGTCTGTAAATAAGTTCCTCGAGAAGAACGACCAGAAACAGTAAATGCGAATGACACGTGGCATGGTGAGTATTAGGCCTATTGTGGTTTAATATTCTTGCATGTTTTCACATACTGTTTTAGGCTAGTCCTCCCAAAGTGTGTTCTGTAAATGGCAGTTGAACCGTCGACATGTTGTTTTACCCgcacaaatacaaaattaaatgtaTTTGAATTGTGTACACATATTATTGAGCATATGAGCTACGACTGAAATTTTCTAACATGCATGGTTTTTGGAGACACATGTAAATTTGAAACTGTATCACATTTCAAGGTAAATGATAAAGTAATTGATAATTTCACTTCAGCAGAACAATTGAAAAAAGTTTATCACCATCAACTGATCAATATTGCCTTTTTTCACTGCACTTGCTCTGATAGTCACAAAAGAAATCGGTAAGCAAGTGAAGAAGATTACTGGCGGTGCTCAAAAAAACCATGGGAAGACGTGGCATGCACAATTATCTGATAAGGTAGGGTACAACGTCAGTATTAGTCATCATTAGTTAGACTTTATTACATTGTGATAAATAGTTTATGTTCAAGTTGACGAAATGACGGAAAAGTGATTTGCAACACTTCGAGTTCACCGAGCGTCGAGTTCACCCGGCTAAGTTAGTTACAGAAAACATGCATGTGAACTGTAAACTATAGACTGAAACGGAACACATAGCCTAAGTAACGACTATCATCAAAGAATCTTGCAGGATAGTCATTACTGCTAAAATATTAACACAAGGacaacattattttttatttacaggTGCAGCAATTAAAACTCATGTACATTGGTGTATGAAGCGATCCATGGAATATCAGAATGGCCGGGAAAACACGGAAGGGGTGCGTAACGAgacatgcaatattttcaaggagaaacctgaatattgtcaaacattttcAGGTATGTATAACTATAagttaaatgtaaatatatatatcatttgtCACCATATTTATTCTCAGTACATCATGGACAATGATAATGCgttacattttatttcagaatATCCACGATGACTGCCTTGAGCAATCTAGATGCCGTACTGTAGATCCAGACTAAGCGTACGAGCCTTCCAACCACACACTCACAAGCAAGTCTGCTATTTACATTCTCACGAACTTCTTGAAGAATTGTATTGTCTATAAACAGACAGAGGCATACATTAACGTAAGTTGATTATATTGTATTCATGTTTAAATAGTGCCGGATATGGTTACAAGAGCTAGAGAGTAAATTATTGtgttttttccatcaaaaaGAGTTATTTTTTAAGTTACTCAGTAAGTTTGTAAGCTTATGTCAATAGAACATTGACAAGTTTAAATTTTCATACCAAGAGTTTTGTAATGTTAGGGGCTCATATTCTTCTATGTAATATGTTGTGTCTTTTTACTGTTATCTGTATGCTGATCTCTGCTTCATCGTTTAGTTGCTGCTGTCATTTATTTTACTGGCTGTTTTCTTGTTGTTGTAGGTTTTTAGTTGTTTTCTTTTATGTTCTTTATGTTCTTGTATACAGTTTGTCATACTTTGTAGACTTTTTAATTCAATTCTTATTGGGCCTGTAACTGGACGTTGCTTctgttgtaaataaataaatacataaattattACATTGACAACATGCCAATGTCGACATCCaatgatttcaataaaataGTCATTACATATTTGTAAGTTAAACTGGTTTTTGTTCTTACTTCGCAGTGTAAAGACACACATTATGTAGAAAGCTACAACAATGTGTGTCTTTTGTATCAAGACAAACGCATCGTCTTTGGGGATAAGAAGTACAAGTTGCGGAGTGATATGGCGTGTTTGGATTGGGTATGTACCTTCATGAAACTGGTCTATTCCGTACACTTGAATTATCTCATACACTGTACCTGTTATTTTTTGGAATACAATTTTCTCATCACATCACATTACATTGTTACATTATTACAGTACATTTTCTCGTCCGATTTTGAAGTCATTTACAGAGCAAGTAACTGCAGATAGTTAAATTTCGTCAGGCACAGTCGTTTTTTGGAAAAGCGATATGTATATGTAGTGTATCCAGAGATCGAACAACTCCACGAGTTAAAGTAGACCAGAATATGAAAAAGTAATATTTAACAATCCAAATGTTAATGAGAAACGATTCCATTGCTaatgatttttacaaatttttacagaatgaaaatgttgatcGTCGGGCTACATCTGTAACCTTTCGTGGTGATGGCAGAACACCCATAGGCAGGCTGGTAGAAGAAACCTATCTAAGAAGACACATACCTGGAAAAAGATGATTTGGGAGAGATTGATGGGGGTTATTTATGCATGAAACTGGGCTATGTTAATTACAGTCACGTTGTACAGCTATTTGATTAGAAATAAAGAAAAGTATTTAGCGGAATTGTGAAATGTAGTGTTATTATTGTGCATATGTCCCcatttctgaaacatttgatACCTAAAAACGCTATTatgtataaataaatcataTGACACTAATTCGATGGAATACGAATTCTCTGTTGGATGCTTGTTCAAAAGTTTGACCTGTAACATATGATAGAAGACAAACTGCTACGAAAATTATCGTTGGATGTGTATAAAAGATTTGTTCCGAATCAGAATGTTTCACTGTAGATGCAAAGATTTCCATCCTCGGCGGAGTGCCGACACAGTAAGTTAGTTAGCTGCAATAAATGTAGCCTTGGTGGGCTGGTCATACAGCTTTCGCCTCTGTCGTGCGGTTGGAATCGCGCAAGCCGCACGACAGAGGTCCAAGCCCCCTGACCAAGCtcaccaaggctacaattaatGCAGCTATCAGTTCATGCAGTTAGTCATGTGTGGAAATGTGTGAAGTGGACGCAACTAGTGCCTGTCGGTTTCAATAGCTGAATAGGGATAATCGATTAGGTCATCAATCATAAAAACTCATAAGGCGGAAACTTGAAGAAAGTGTATCCACTTGGTGCTAACCCTTCTCTATATAAAAATCCAGATTGACCACAATTAGGATCGCTGTAGTGGTTAAATCTTGTTTCAGAACGAAGTGTCGGGTATCGTTTCGCGACTATAATTCTGACAATTAACCGAGGTCATTCGCTATAAACGCAGCTCAAGCAGCTGACGTTGTAGCCGCAATAATTGTACCCACGGGCAGTGCGCCGGTTCTTTCTGACGTGTTAGCTGTGTAGCGCCGACCTGTACGTATGGACCATGTACGGGCCGGCGTTACATAGCCAATACGTCAGAAAAGTCTGCGCACGGCCCGCGGACTATGATTATTGCAGTTATTGACGTTGTTGATCACTTGATGAGTAacgatattttcatttttcgtttgttttgttacGGCTGATGAACAACTTGTCCTTGCCACAATTTTATTCCTTGAAAGTTGGTTCCGATGCCTTCACTTTTTTTGGCGGTTTCCTTCAGATGCGATTTTTCATAAAGTAATTACACATTTTTGGTAACAATTGGGCACCACAAACTGTTCAAGGCCAGCCTgcattgaatttgaaagaggACTACGCGTGCAAAACAACTAGGTTACGCCAACAACCACGGTCCCTGTGAGTTAGGAGGGACCGTGCCTAAACCAATGTCCGTAAATGAagtatatatgtgtgtttgataatgtattgcCCTAGTTTCGGTCATAACGCAGAACAGGCATGGCAGTCAGCTATCAAAGTACTTGCACGCTAAATACCCAGACGGAAACACGGACCTCCAAATACGAGACAGTCCCACAGACAGCGACATGAGTATTGCGCAATGGCTGGGCCATGGGGTTTGTCGAGCTGCAATAATAGGTCCATACAGTGGTTTTGTCGAACTGGCCCACGCGAATCAACTATTGCAGTTGCgcaacatgatttttttttcaaacttgtgcATGCGGTTACTGAAACTCTTACAGTAGGCCTAAATCAGGCTTGATCGAAGTACTGGTGTTCTGACGTCTGCCAATGAATTGTGTTTGGCGGCGAAGTCTATACAGCAAGGAATCACTCAACGTGTGTATcgtcatggagaaatgtcttTGGTATGCGGTCAGATGATATAGCTTTGCTAATTCTCTTCCGGGTACAAGCAGACTTCGCATCGCGACGATTCACGTGTGCTCGACATGCTCGGTCCCGGGACCGTTTTCTCGAACGTACGTAGCGTGGGGCCGTTCTCACTTGTTACCGTCTTCATATCGTGTTGTGTGCCGAACATGGAAGTATTTACGCATACAAACTAGTTTTctgtcaaataaaaaatatatttctgagAATTAACCGCCCTCCACAaaatttgtggagggaccgtgctttgcCGTTGCATTCGAAGCGCTCACTCAAAGTCGAAGGGACGCACTGAATCTGGCAAAGAGCCTTGGCCTGAGGCAAAAGGTCGCAATGGCGACGTGTCTCTAACGGAACGTAATAACGTCAGTTGCGAAGGTGTCATGGATTGACTGTTCATAAATCTTTGTCATCGCACGTTATTGCTATAAGCATTGCTGGcttcatgaaacgttgtttctcAGTCAGTATACTGGTATGGCCGTTGTATTCAGTAacgtataatctgttgtttgcatggcTTGTTCATAAActcctgtgcacactaatcAAAGTTCTTATCTATGTTTTCTCGTGACCGTAATAAACATAGACAGAAACATTCGATCCCGCCCGTGAATAtcaaaggtgaacgggattAACCTGATCCCGGGTaacaagtccctggcctttaagttCACTGCATAAGCTGTCGCCTTGAAGACTGGTCGAATAAATGTTGAATTGTGCGAATCTTTGACGATGGTATGATACGCAGCATGGTCTCTCCACAAAATCGTGCACGCAGCCACTGTGCATGACCACGGTCCCTCGACAAAAACCATGACATGACTTATGCGTTCCGCCggtttctgtctgtgtgtcgagATTCGGTTCATATTTACCTTTTACCTTAGTGAAGGTCAAGGGTCGGGTAGTCCATTGTAAAATGGGAAGGACAGTAGGGAACAGATCTTGTACTGCCTGTTAAGTGTTAGGTGTGCATTTCTCTCTTGAGTATAATTCTATTGTATATCACTTACAATCACTACTGTGTTTTCGTCCTGTGATATAGTTTCAGCTTtaagattgcaatattttttctggcGGCATGGCACAAGGAACTGACCCCTACCTATTTTAATAGTATATACAGTTACGTCACAACACACCCAGCTTACATACCAAAGCATGCACAGCTGCACTCAAGGACAAAGAAAAAGCGGCTGCGAAGATTATTTTGACCGTGAGAGTAGAAGCGAGATGTCTCAACCATGCCGAAATGCGATGTTTGACTTAGTTTGCTACCTCCATCGTTTGACTCGGGTCACCGATCGTTACTGCACCGGCACACGGCAGGTACTTTTTCCCTTCAATGGAGGTAATCCCAGCTCAGCGCGTTGGACGATCTGCCTCAAATCATATGAAcgttgtaccatggaggtagtacttaCTTATCGCGGCTAATAACAGCAGCAGCTTTACAAAGGAATGCAATGCAACAATCTGCAATTGAGACGAGAAGGAATACCCGACAAGCTGTAAAGAAAACATCGGATGAAACAGTTGAAGGTATAGGCCTAGGTCATCTATTTTGAAGTTAACAAGGGGTCAAACATTTAAACATGCACACCTATGGTGCAAGGAGAAACTCATCATtacacgggggggggggaggtgcggTTTGAGGTGTACCCATCCAAGTTGAgcttgaagtttccaaaatgttgagtaaaaaGGGGGTACCTTTAAGATACTTCACTAATAATATTATAAGCAACATATGCTCACTttagcaattttgcattttacttttATGAACCAAATGTCAGTGACATCCAAAAACATTAAGGGACACTGTTGCATGAATATTCTAATGCGGCCATAAAATTGTAGGTAAAATAATTTACTCCTTGTCAAGGCTTTGAACAAATTAAGATGAACACTTTGATAGTTTGTCAGGCCAATGTATGTTTATGTGCTGCATATAATTTATTCTATTTCAAACTAACAACAGCTTGGTAATTTTACTCCAGTGATATGAACAATGGTGGTTGTCATTACAATCGATATGTTACAATGCTTGTCATGAATTTAGTGGAAATTCTGACCCATTGTCATAGCAAGCatactaaaatatttgtaactgCATTGATGTTAATTGAAACGAGGGCCtcaaatggaaaataataaGTTAACACACTGGAAAACGTTTTTACAGGTGTACAGGGAAACAACATGGGTTGAGATGGACATGCATTATTTATGTCTTATTTACATTGCAACAGGCATGAAcgtgcatacatatgcacatcatagTCCCTGTATGTACTGTACTactacatatgtacatatatgtatattcacaTATATATACCATGCAAATGTGTTAATAGACATGTAGTACAGACAGACGATGAGAAGGCATACAGTGTAGCTCTGAAAAATTGTGCAAGTTTTTCTGTGCAGCACACTTGCATACATAGACATACTATATACGCGcacctacacacatacacacacaaagatatatatatatatatatatatatatatatatatatatatatatatatatatatatatatatatatatatatatatatatatatatatatatatatatatatatatatatatatatatatatatatatatatacagtgtgtgtgtgtgtgtgtgtgtgt
This sequence is a window from Ptychodera flava strain L36383 unplaced genomic scaffold, AS_Pfla_20210202 Scaffold_76__1_contigs__length_567409_pilon, whole genome shotgun sequence. Protein-coding genes within it:
- the LOC139128888 gene encoding uncharacterized protein, which gives rise to MLHAITACGLREEHYETMCNAANMGTIKKEYRKTFVSQYEPIVTCAADESREDALLEEIASYDGDRLGSIDVMSDARHGTRKNAKQSDIVFLGDKTHKCIFKEVVTRTDDRCTQRHEMAGVRKFTNGQMRRNIHDDCLEQSRCRTVDPD